The Quercus lobata isolate SW786 chromosome 4, ValleyOak3.0 Primary Assembly, whole genome shotgun sequence genome segment AACAAAAACGGATTAAGCTCAGATCATAGTTGTGAAAACATGAATCGTATTGTGaatcgattttttatttttttgtattgtgtATCGTAAAATACACaaatacttaataaaatttataaaaaattatagatatacatatataaagggtatattcattataaattttgagtatattcaactaatgaccaATTTATTAATCAATAATAATAGGGATTTGTTGTGTTAATTCATCCTGCAGTTTTATGGTGTGGCACCTTTAGATCCCTTCCCTGCATACAAAGTATCTCATGATATCAACATAAAAATGAACATTGGCTTCTCAAAGGTAGTCATGAAGGGATTCACTTAtgatttttgcatttattagataaaacaataagaagaaaagataaaatttttaaatgaaaataaccactcattctttatcttttttcttctctatagACCACGAAATATTTATCACAAATTTTGTAAACAGGTAAACATAGTGGGATTTATAACTAATGACGAATCAAAATACCGTCTAAAATACAATGCaccttttgttttaagtttagaaaattgATATGAATCCAAATGAATCTAAATAAGGGCCCCAAAAATATGGTGGGTCCTCATCTACGACTAACAATCAATGCTTGTCACCAAATTTGTGGTAACATCAATAAACAAATCCACATTGTCTATACGGTAACAAATTCCAATATCTCCTATTGCATCGGTGTAATATTGAATGCGCATAAACTATAGATCTTTTCTTAAAGAGTTGTTCCCAGCACGAGCAAGAATTCCAGGATACAAACACTAACTAGAAAATCAaggtttcttttttccttcagtTTTTGACACTTAAATGTATAAACTACAGATTTTCTTGATGATAAAATTAACACTCTGCTCCACTGTTCCTGCATTTCAAGAGTCTGTTTGGgtaaaaatgcaattttttttctactttatgctttttgtctcaaattttttaaaattatctaacttaattttttttttcaaataaactagtttttaattttttgtcatacatttaacataaaaattaccaaaaaatatatcttttgaTAAACACTATAAAAATAAGCTACTACAAATGGACAATAAACGAACACCAAAGCTCAACTCAATATGCTTGACTCATGCACAATAAATATTGATGGATTCAGATCCTCTAGATTTCTTAGGATACTCTACAATGTAGAGTTCTTTAAATCTCaacatttcttttaaaataaatgtttaagATGTTGCCATGTTATCGATTCATAAATACAACTCTAAATTAgtcttaaaatacaaaaaagtacACTTAATGTATAGTAAAGGTTGACGTTAGAAGCTTAACACCattcaacttctttttttaaattgtctttttccataaaattgccaactcaaaaaaaaaaaaaaaaaaaaatccttgcgTCAATTGATGATTTACGAGAAATGAATATTAATATTAACATTTAATAAGAAATGAACCAATGAGGTCAAGCCGTCAAGGTGGACTCCCAAGCCAGAGCAAGTCTTAATACTAGGTTTATCTTCAACATTGGGATGGTTAATCCTCCCAAGGATGAAACAAGTTAGAATAACAAGCTTGAGCAATTCTCTTCAAATGGAGATGCAAACGCTTTTTACTGGTTCAAGAATCTAGAACCAACTTTAAAGATCTTGTTGCCAACAACGCTAGATGCAAGATATACCCTTGAAAAAAGCATTTGATGAAAAATGATTGGGTtgttatttagtttttaaagaTAGAAACGTGGAGATAAATGCTTAAGTTATAATGATCATTGTTTTTGGGTTGATAATTTTTCTGAAAGAAGAAGTAACAGAGATAAgtccataatttaaaaaataaataaataaataaaaatttgagtgaTAAGTCTAGAAGTTGAAAGGCGTTTAGGATAAATAggaatatttatgtgttttgaaaGACTAATTTAAGATTGTATAAGTGAATTGATGTGTCACCATcttaaccatttattttaatagaaatattgagattttaagaattttacATTGTAAAGTACTCTAGGAAATCTAGAAGATCTGAATCCTCATCTATGTGCCTTGAAttcttacaagttacaaccaaGACTAGGCAGCATTTTTGAAGTTAAtgtttttgaataaatattgaGTGCTAGAGATTATCTTACAGCAGTAATAACGCCACTCAGTCTTACAATTAATATTTAAGcctttttggatatacacctttaaaaacattttcccatctccccgtgtgtgtgttaaaaatatttagtattctaaaaaaaaaaagtcttacaATTAATATGAAGAAATGGTTCCAATATTCTCAAGTCCAACAAAATCCTGAATTAAGTTAATTCTTGGTCAAGCCATATTATTTGGATAAAGCCCTTCATAAGATTTTGTTTGGAATTTCACCTATTCAGTCCAGCAAGTTTTGTGTGGAACTCATTGAAATCCTTCATTAATTGGCTATCTGCATTAAGGTAAACTTGCAGCTCCTTCTCTACGCACTTTCAAAACGACATGCACTTTGAtttcaaaaaatctttttatttttttatttttaaatgacgCACTTTCAAAAAGTAAAGAGTAAAAACGactttatttctatccaaaaaaaaaaaaaaaaaatagtggaaaGAGACtggatgaaaaaataaaaaaggatgtGCAAGTTTGTAGAGTCAAACTTTATAAGTTTGAACACAAACTTCATGCCTTGCATTTAACCAATTGACAATTACACGCTTAGGTCTATTTCACCTTTTAGAAAATTGCCCCAAGCTTTACGCACAATTTTTCCACCCccccttctccttctccttcttttatttatttgtaaccacgttgctctttttcttttttattataaattttgaaccaATGTTACCAATCttaattcttgtttttataattatttgtaaCCATTAAACACGAACCTTATGGGACTTTTCTACACTTTcttatgatgtttttttttttttttttttttttttttttgagaatgaacttCTTATGATGTTGATATTACAGTATGCCTTAAGGAAGCTTTCGAACTAGCTAGCTAAAGTGAGCGTTTGGTTTCAGCTGAAACCAATGTTCACGTTTTATTTTCACGTTTccgtcctttttttttttttttcaatgcatgaacagtaaatttacTGTGCAGAGACAAAATTACTGtttgtgcactgtagcagtactgttcacacattaaaaatattaaaaatgggtcacacggtacttttcacacatttaaaaattattttgctacagtgttttcagttttcagtttcagcaacaataagttcaatccaaatggaGCAAAAATCATAATCTCatggttatcaaaaaaaaaaaaaaatcctattgtCATAAATATACATGTTTGCTGTAGACTTCCTCGTCTTTGGcaatagtaaaaacaaaaaaaaatcatagcaaCAATATatgaaaacattgaaaaagGGGGAAATGTAATGCTCAGTAATTGCAATTTCTATAAACTTTCTATGTGATGGCGTTGGAGATGTGCATAGCAACTAACAAGATTGATGGTGTATGTGGCTAgacccaaaagagaaaaagaaaaaggcaagcAGTGTGAGTAATACTCACTGAGAGTTTGAAATCTAAATGCAATTAATTGTTTaggtttttttgttaaaaaaaataagtaacgGGTCCTACCTAAGCATGACCATAGTAACATCTTATAATATTTGTTAAAGTTATGCATAATGTAACTTGAACCGAAtcctcacacacacacatacacacacatatatatatatatacacacacacacaaaccacaTGCCACATGCCACCTGTCcattttaattcttaattttagtgtacaataataatatttattcaacTAGATAAAACCACTTCaattttaaatggaaaatttaGCACTCCAAcgatttttaaaagaaatttttttcttaaaagagGAGCAATCTAATGCAATTTTGTGGTCTTAATATTTCAAATTAGTTGTCAGTTTCTGCCTTTCTGGACTCAATTAgcaattattaaaatataataattaatctGATGAGATATATGGAGGTTCCTGGAAAGTGTAAAGTATAAGAACGTGTACAAGATTTACAATTTCATGTCACATCACACGTGACTCGAAattaactattttaaaaaataaaaaattaaagaaaggtGGAAGACTTCTGTTGACCACGTACAAATTCCTAGTTATAAAGACCatgttgcttctttttttttttttttttgagaaactgttgctccttttttttaattataaattttgaaccaATCTTAATTCTTGTTTTTAGCATTATTTGTAACCTTTTGCTCAAAGATTGCAATGGCTTTTATTACAAACAAAGGAAACGTGTAtcatttaattaatcaaataattaaaaaaactcgCACctacccaaaaaatatatatatttagcaaaaaaaaaaaaaggtgctagTATGTGAAATCAAACTTTATAGCATGAAGTTTGAACACAAATACTTGTTTAGGCCTACTTTACCTTTTTGGGCACAATTTTTCcgttattttcttattatttgtgTATCTAAGTAAGaaatcttaatttttgaataaataaaataaaatgtgaatAATAATTAAGTgatatttttggataaaaatgtCTATATATTGGGTCAGTTGCATTACTATGTAGCTTTAAACCTCCACGCTATAGGGACCTTAATTTCTTGGTGTCACTGTTAAAGATctatttgataataataaaaaaaaactagtggAATCTATAATGCTTTTGGACAATCTTTAATAGTAGTAGATGATTTTAGAAATGTATTTAActaatcaaacaattaaaaagttTGCGCactttgatttaaaaaaaacaatgataTGCACTTTCAAAAGGTAAAAGGTTGTTTGGTATACGtgtttaaatacatgttttagtttttaaatattattacatatatttttacattttttttacttacactattttaaaaaaaattaaaaattattatttaaaaacacatacaaaatGACCCTAAGATttcaaagtgtaaaaaaaaaaaaaaaaaaagactttggCGCGGAGAAAAAACTGTGCAAGTTTctaaaatcaaactttttaagtgTCAACACAAACCTCCTACCTTCCACCAATTTACACGCTCTGACcactttaatttttatcaatttcccAACAAGAAGTGACGGTGACCTCCACATCTTTATCAGACTTTGGCATGACTcttgaaaatatcatttatttattaacaaatgagaatattgtacattattattttaaattaaaaaaaaaaatatatatatatatataacttttcaaaaccaaatttttGACTCCACCGACTTGTCtattttaattcttaattttagtacacaataataatatttactCAGCTAGATATAAAACCACttcaatttcaaatgaaatattTAGAGGGTGTTTAAGAGAGGAGTTTGAGTTATATCATttgggtgtttttgatatacgtgtaagaaaaaaatatgaaaatatgtataatattatttaaaatgtgaaaaaaattactaaaactcATTTTCCAACCAGGGCCTTAGTGCTCCAAcgatttttaaaagaattattttcttaaaataaaagcAATCTAATGCAATTTTGTGGTCCtaatatttcaaattaattgcCAGTTTCTGGTCTCAATTACCaattactaaaatattataattaatatacgGAAGTtcctagaaaatttaaaatatgagaACATGTACAAGTTGTACAATTCACGTCACCTCACACATGACGTGaaattaactttattttttaaataaaggaaAGGTAGAAGACTTCAGTTGACTTGTcagcatatatataatattccaTCCCCTACCTTCCTTATAACATCATCAGAAATACTACACCATTTTCAGAGTTTTGTTTCTGTTGAATTGGGTATCAAATGGGGCGTTCAACTTGGAAGTATCAagtcttctttttgttctctttgatCTTGCATTCTCAACTTCCCTTTCCATcgtctctctcttcttccttgtCTTCAATGCCACCATGCTCTGCTCTACTCCATTTTAGTAAGTCTTTTTCTCTTGACCAACGTGTTTCTGCCTCAAATACTTATCCTAAAACAGCCAGTTGGCGGGAGGATAAGCACTGTTGCAGTTGGGATGGGGTCGAGTGtgacaaaaacaaaagccaTGTGGTTGGCCTGGACCTTACTTCCAGCTGGCTTATGGGCCACATTCATTCCAACGGTACCCTGTTTTTTCTTCCCAATCTCAGGAGGTTGAACCTCGCTGACAATCACTTCCGTGGCTCCCTAATTCCTTCTGAGTTTGGCAACTTTAAGAGTTTGACTTATCTCAACCTTTCTTTTTCCGTATTTTCTGGCCAAATCCCGTTTGAAATCTCTCAGTTGTCTTCACTGGTTTCACTTGATCTTTCTAAGAATGGGCTCTTAATCAAAGCTCCAGTCTGGAAAAGAGTCATTGGTAACCTAACTCAGTTAAGGGAACTTATTCTGGATAGGACAAATATGTCCTCAATTAGAACTAATTCTTTGATGAATCTATCCTCCTCTTTGACAACTCTTAGTCTCCGTTACTGTGACTTGCGGGGAAAACTCGAAAATAACATCCTCTGCCTTCCCAGTATACAAACCCTTGATCTTTCTGAGAATTGGTTATCAATCGAAGCTCCAGTATGGAAAAGTGTCATTGGTAACCTAACTCAGTTAAGGGAACTTCTTCTGGGTGGGACAAATATGTCCTCAATTAGACCTAATTCTTTGACGAATCTATCCTCCTCTTTGACAACTCTTAGTCTCCATTACTGTGACTTGCGGGGAAAACTTGAAGATAACATCCTCTGCCTTCCCAGTATACAAACCCTTGATTTGTCAGATTATAGTTTTAACGGTGAGATTTTATTAccacttttaaattttaggtaGTTTTGGCTGACGCAtcaaattaacaattttttaattattggtgAATATTTTGAACAGGTCTGTTGCCGTCATCACTATTCAACTTGCCGAATCTCTCAACTTTAGACCTTGGGTACAATCAACTTGTTGGTCCCCTTCCTAGTCATGTAAGTGGTTTGAATCTAATTGTTCTCTCTTTAAGTTCAAATTTCCTAAATGGAACACTGCCATCTTGGTTGTTCAGTATGCCATCTTTGGAGACTTTGTATCTTGATCGTAATCAATTCTTTGGTGAGATTGGTGAATTCAAGTACAATTCATTGAAGAATCTTGATTTGGGTTATAATAAGCTACATGGCTCTATACCTAGGTCAGTATCTAGACTTGTGAACCTTACTATCCTATCTCTCCCATCAAATAACTTGAGTATTATGTTGGGGTCTAAAATGttttcaaagttcaaaaatctTGAGACTCTTGATTTGTCAAATAACTCAGTTAGCATCAATAATAATGCTGCCTATGCCCTGCCCAATCTTCAATATTTGAACTTGGCTTACTCCAATATCAGTGAATTCCCAAGATGGTTGGGGGATGTGGGGAATAATTCATTATATTATGTTGATCTTCGTAACAATTTGCTACAAGGACAATTTCCCACTCTAAATTCTTCCAATTTGCAATTCATCTTTTTCTCCAATAACAATTTAACGGGAGAAATCCCTTCTTTAATTTGCGATGCAATTCACCTTGGAGTTCTAGACTTGTCTCATAACAACTTAAGTGGCATGATTCCTAAGTGTTTGGTAAACTCTACTTCCCTCTCGGTCTTGGATTTGCGAATGAATAGCCTTCATGGTACCATTCCTACAACATTTGTGATCAGAAATAATTTTAGGACTATTAACCTTAATGGCAATCAATTGGAAGGGCCATTACCACCATCTTTGGCAAATTGTAGGGACTTGGAAATTCTAGATCTTGGAAACAATAAGATAAATGGAGTCTTCCCTTATTGGTTGGGAAGTCTTTATAAATTGCAAGTTCTTGTCATAAGATCAAATAGATTTCAAGGTCGTATAGGCAATCCTAAAACCAAATTTCCTTTCCCGAATTTGCGAATCATAGACATCTCTAACAATCAGTTTAATGGTCCTTTgccaataaaatatttcaaatatttgaaagccatgaagattgtgGAAGAAAGTGAAGTTGCATCGAAATATATGGGAGAAAATTATTATCAAGATTCATTGAATATCATGATGAAAGGGCATTATATTGAGATGGAGAGAGTCCTAACCATCTTAACAAGcattgatttttcaaacaatagtTTCAGAGGAGAGATGCCAAAGATAATTGGAAGGCTTAAATCACTCAAGGGGCTCAACTTTTCTTACAATAACCTTATAGGTTATATTCCATCATCAATTGGAAATTTGACCAATCTTGAATGGTTGGACCTCTCTTTCAACAAGCTCGGTGGGGAGATTCCTAGTCAATTGACAGATCTAACATCGCTTGAAGTCTTAAATCTATAACATAACCAACTCACAGGACACATACCTTCAGGAAATCAATTCAATACATTCAACAATAATTCGTACACCGAAAACTTGGGATTGTGTGGGTTTCCATTGTCAAGAACATGCGACAACAATGAGGCaaagcaaccaccaccacctaCCTTGCAACAAGATGAAAATTTAGAGCATGAAAATGGGTTTGGTTGGCAAGCTGTATCCATAGGTTACGCAAGTGGAACAATATTCGGAATGTTTATGGGATATCTTATGTTTAAAATTGGAAAACCAAAGTGCCTTGTGAGGATGGTCAAATTAGAGCAGCATATCATGCTTAGAAGATTGAAGAAGAATGCCCACAAACGTGGTGGAAGAAGATAACTGTTTCTATGGTAtgtgatgtttttatttttgagacttTAGAATGAATCTCTATACCTGAAAACATAAAAGtttctattattattagcaactgtgaattttttttcctgtccCTTTGAATTATAGTTATGTATCTTGGATATCTTATGGATTTACCttcttatttaatttctttgggTGTAATTTAGATGCCATGGATAGTATGCGGCAAATGGGGCTTGAATACTTGTATGCTATTTAAGAAGATATAATATGGTTATGATGATGGCTGTTATTTCTAGTCTTCTACAAAATGGTGCATTCTGGTGTCTTGATGTAGTCACAACTGTTGGTTTGTTCACAAGGATCATCCCTTTGTTGTATTTCTATTTCCTAtgtaggtttattattttttttttttaaggataggCAGACTTAGTCTATTGGCCTGATTTAAGGTGACTGCTTGTATTTTTTGTGCATACAAAGGGTTCCTCTGTCTGGTGTATTTCCCTTTAAGGCTCTGTGTACTCTAGtttgtatttaataaaattgattgatacatcaaaaaaaatttgttcatatCGTAACCAATGATTGGTTTAAAATATCAAGCTTGTGTAATGTTAATTTTGTATGTGAATATTAACCCTGCCAATAATACTCATTAATTTACTTAATCAATTTagacaatttcaaattttttttttattgataattttagACAATTCTATGTTAGCTCGTGAGACTATACTACTTTGtatgaatgttttttttatttatgcataaattactattcaataaatgccattttttatttgtttatttttattttatcaatgttTACTAGGCTATGGTGGAATAACTTTAGCACTGGTAATTATAGACTGAGGCCCTTAGACTTTTGTGCCCGCCTGCCTAGAGATTTCTTTCTGCTCCCTTGAGGAGAAAAACAAGTGAGGATTTCAATGGATTCGACTTAGCCTTGGGCAGGTCAGATATGTGTTTTGTCTTAACCTTTGTAAATGATGGATTTCATTTGGGTTCAACTTCAACGGAACATGACTTTGTAATTATGACTCGAAATTCAATTTCTTTCCaccatcaaagaaaaaaaaggacattTTGATTGAACTTTGAAGAAATAGGCCTCAATCAAAAAATTACATTGAGATTGTTTCCTCCTTTATTGTTTCCATCCAATTTCTTTATCATTTGATGCCTTTTGTCactctcttctccctctctctctctctctctctcaaaattaagAGGCTCATCCATAGTTAAATTATTAACATAGACTTTTCAATTACTCaagtatttattttgttttaattgatttttatttttctaatgcaGTTAATTGTGATAGTTGGTGTTGGAGTTTGTATTAGGTCCAAAATTTCCTCCACCTTGGATGGGAGGTCAGTCTAGTTTTCATTATTGGATAGTAGGTTTtcatatgtatattttattgatttgattaGTCTACTTATGATGCATATTTTCTGCTTACCTTATCAAGCATGTGTACTTACTATAGTCAAGAATAATTCTGCAACAGTTAATTTCCTAGTTCCAGTCattcttttttaatcaaatgatttcttattttaaaaattgatatgtaCCAAACACagaatcttgaattttttagaaaaatgtgtATCATTTTGACTTTTAAAAGCTACACTACATTTGTTTGGATGTGTACAAGATTGTTTGAGATGAGAATCATGAATGATTCGCGTTGCAACATTGCACCTTACTAGTCTATGATAGTTTACTAGGTTAGCTGACCATTTAAAAGTAGGAAATGCTGTCCAAAAGTTAAAATGGCTTGACATTTTAATGCCTTTGGTTAGGATCACTGAAACGATATAGTTTGTTAATTGGCTAAAGAGctatttttcaataatataatcTAAAAGCATAggtctttattattttttgttctttttctattACTTAGGAATATTTGAATTATAGTTAGGATGGCTGGGCCACAACTTCATTATTATTGGGATAGCGACTGTAGTTGCTGATATAACTGCTTTATTCCTTATGTTTTTGGAATTGATCTTTCTATTCTTTAGGATCCGCTGTCCATGTTTTTTAGCCAATTTCCTATAGCtcaaactaaaatttcaaagtaGTTTTGAGTCCCATTGTTGTCAATGGAATACAAGACAAGCATTAACAGAAAAGCTCCAATTTCAAGTCAGTCTTATGCATGTAGAAAGGATACTTGGAAAATGAAAATCGGCATTTAATAGCCTCTGAATTTTGCAGAAGGTTATGAGCTAAGCATCTCAAACTTCATGGCATACTGTGAACTGAAGATTGGCTATCTAAATGAATGTTCTCAGGTATATAATATCCATAGACATTTGTCCATTTAAGAACTCACCTCAATTACACTATCTGCTTACACAACGTATTTGACGATGAAAAGAAGTATACCTTCTGTAATCCAATGCAAAAGTTCCAATTTACTTGTAGGCTGTAGCCAAGGTTTTTGTAATGAACTTTATCTGTGATTCAGGTTGGCACTATATGTTGCTTAACTTCTCAAGCCACCAAAAATATATGGACATAAACATTCTTCACAACTTAGAGAAACAAGGATTGATTGTAAATTGCTAGTACCTATCCCAATACTCTTATTAAgtgattggaaaaaaaaaagattgattgtcttggcaataaattttttttttcaagattcaTATAATGTGTGGTATTTTTAAAAActgtttgtgtgtatatatatatgatgcatCGAGCCTTGCAATTATGTTTTTGATTGACTACTTACCAATCCATGGAAATCAGAAAAATATTACTACCACATCTTGAAGCAGAGTTTGGGTGCAGATTCACACTACCTTCTAGGAAGATTTCATGTTAAATaagaagtgaaaagaaaattgtactTGAGTCAAGCCTGTGTACTGGGTAgcaattttctttgatttttaatgaaaatgtttatttatcc includes the following:
- the LOC115987523 gene encoding receptor-like protein 35 isoform X2 — its product is MGRSTWKYQVFFLFSLILHSQLPFPSSLSSSLSSMPPCSALLHFSKSFSLDQRVSASNTYPKTASWREDKHCCSWDGVECDKNKSHVVGLDLTSSWLMGHIHSNGTLFFLPNLRRLNLADNHFRGSLIPSEFGNFKSLTYLNLSFSVFSGQIPFEISQLSSLVSLDLSKNWLSIEAPVWKSVIGNLTQLRELLLGGTNMSSIRPNSLTNLSSSLTTLSLHYCDLRGKLEDNILCLPSIQTLDLSDYSFNGLLPSSLFNLPNLSTLDLGYNQLVGPLPSHVSGLNLIVLSLSSNFLNGTLPSWLFSMPSLETLYLDRNQFFGEIGEFKYNSLKNLDLGYNKLHGSIPRSVSRLVNLTILSLPSNNLSIMLGSKMFSKFKNLETLDLSNNSVSINNNAAYALPNLQYLNLAYSNISEFPRWLGDVGNNSLYYVDLRNNLLQGQFPTLNSSNLQFIFFSNNNLTGEIPSLICDAIHLGVLDLSHNNLSGMIPKCLVNSTSLSVLDLRMNSLHGTIPTTFVIRNNFRTINLNGNQLEGPLPPSLANCRDLEILDLGNNKINGVFPYWLGSLYKLQVLVIRSNRFQGRIGNPKTKFPFPNLRIIDISNNQFNGPLPIKYFKYLKAMKIVEESEVASKYMGENYYQDSLNIMMKGHYIEMERVLTILTSIDFSNNSFRGEMPKIIGRLKSLKGLNFSYNNLIGYIPSSIGNLTNLEWLDLSFNKLGGEIPSQLTDLTSLEVLNL
- the LOC115987523 gene encoding receptor-like protein 9DC3 isoform X3, with translation MGRSTWKYQVFFLFSLILHSQLPFPSSLSSSLSSMPPCSALLHFSKSFSLDQRVSASNTYPKTASWREDKHCCSWDGVECDKNKSHVVGLDLTSSWLMGHIHSNGTLFFLPNLRRLNLADNHFRGSLIPSEFGNFKSLTYLNLSFSVFSGQIPFEISQLSSLVSLDLSKNGLLIKAPVWKRVIGNLTQLRELILDRTNMSSIRTNSLMNLSSSLTTLSLRYCDLRGKLENNILCLPSIQTLDLSENWLSIEAPVWKSVIGNLTQLRELLLGGTNMSSIRPNSLTNLSSSLTTLSLHYCDLRGKLEDNILCLPSIQTLDLSDYSFNGLLPSSLFNLPNLSTLDLGYNQLVGPLPSHLIVIVGVGVCIRSKISSTLDGRCGKCIKYEKKYLSHILTSLHITRLMLF
- the LOC115987523 gene encoding receptor-like protein 6 isoform X1 → MGRSTWKYQVFFLFSLILHSQLPFPSSLSSSLSSMPPCSALLHFSKSFSLDQRVSASNTYPKTASWREDKHCCSWDGVECDKNKSHVVGLDLTSSWLMGHIHSNGTLFFLPNLRRLNLADNHFRGSLIPSEFGNFKSLTYLNLSFSVFSGQIPFEISQLSSLVSLDLSKNGLLIKAPVWKRVIGNLTQLRELILDRTNMSSIRTNSLMNLSSSLTTLSLRYCDLRGKLENNILCLPSIQTLDLSENWLSIEAPVWKSVIGNLTQLRELLLGGTNMSSIRPNSLTNLSSSLTTLSLHYCDLRGKLEDNILCLPSIQTLDLSDYSFNGLLPSSLFNLPNLSTLDLGYNQLVGPLPSHVSGLNLIVLSLSSNFLNGTLPSWLFSMPSLETLYLDRNQFFGEIGEFKYNSLKNLDLGYNKLHGSIPRSVSRLVNLTILSLPSNNLSIMLGSKMFSKFKNLETLDLSNNSVSINNNAAYALPNLQYLNLAYSNISEFPRWLGDVGNNSLYYVDLRNNLLQGQFPTLNSSNLQFIFFSNNNLTGEIPSLICDAIHLGVLDLSHNNLSGMIPKCLVNSTSLSVLDLRMNSLHGTIPTTFVIRNNFRTINLNGNQLEGPLPPSLANCRDLEILDLGNNKINGVFPYWLGSLYKLQVLVIRSNRFQGRIGNPKTKFPFPNLRIIDISNNQFNGPLPIKYFKYLKAMKIVEESEVASKYMGENYYQDSLNIMMKGHYIEMERVLTILTSIDFSNNSFRGEMPKIIGRLKSLKGLNFSYNNLIGYIPSSIGNLTNLEWLDLSFNKLGGEIPSQLTDLTSLEVLNL